A window of the Natronomonas salina genome harbors these coding sequences:
- a CDS encoding electron transfer flavoprotein subunit beta/FixA family protein — MKILVTVKEVAEVDDEFDISGLDIADSSLEYDLNEWDDYAVEEAVQISEDNDDVEVVSVTIGPERSEETIRMALAKGADRAIRVWDDSLEDAQFLDVDTKAEILAAVAEEEDPDFILSGVQAGDDANGATGVALAEKLDFEWAAVVNALDLDADAGVASVRRELEGGVEELTDVDLPAVLTIQTGINEPRYASLRGIRQAQRKPLDAQGLDDIGLDADVVESPVERTDMYEPESEGDATLWEGDASDTASELAEFLRDKGVVES; from the coding sequence ATGAAAATACTCGTCACCGTAAAAGAGGTAGCCGAGGTCGACGACGAGTTCGATATCTCCGGACTCGACATCGCCGACAGCTCCCTCGAATACGACCTCAACGAGTGGGACGACTACGCCGTTGAGGAGGCCGTACAGATCAGCGAGGACAACGACGACGTGGAGGTCGTCTCGGTCACCATCGGGCCCGAGCGCTCCGAGGAGACCATCCGGATGGCGCTCGCGAAGGGCGCCGACCGCGCGATCCGCGTGTGGGACGACTCCCTCGAGGACGCCCAGTTCCTCGACGTCGACACGAAGGCCGAGATCCTGGCGGCAGTCGCCGAGGAGGAGGACCCCGACTTCATCCTCTCGGGCGTCCAGGCCGGCGACGACGCCAACGGCGCGACCGGCGTCGCCCTCGCCGAGAAGCTCGACTTCGAGTGGGCCGCGGTCGTCAACGCCCTGGACCTCGACGCCGACGCCGGCGTCGCCAGCGTCCGCCGCGAACTCGAGGGCGGCGTCGAGGAGCTGACCGACGTCGACCTCCCCGCCGTGCTCACCATCCAGACCGGGATCAACGAGCCCCGCTACGCCAGCCTGCGCGGCATCCGGCAGGCCCAGCGGAAGCCGCTCGACGCCCAGGGCCTCGACGACATCGGCCTCGACGCCGACGTCGTCGAGTCCCCGGTCGAGCGCACCGACATGTACGAACCCGAGTCCGAGGGCGACGCGACCCTCTGGGAGGGCGACGCCAGCGACACGGCCTCGGAGCTCGCTGAATTCCTCCGCGACAAGGGGGTGGTCGAGTCATGA
- a CDS encoding electron transfer flavoprotein subunit alpha/FixB family protein: MSVLAITEHRRGSLRDVSYELVTVGRELADELGEDLELAVIGGDVDSFASDVNREGVDTIYTVDEGEEFNHGIYAQAIEQLHAELDPSALLMPNSVNGLDYAPAVAESLDLPLVTDVIGLEGGSPVEVTREQYGGKVETTYDIGEDQFAITIRSAEWPQAEADGDAAIEAVDVDIDESALGSTVNGFEEVGGGDVDITEADVLVSIGRGIEEEENLPLVEELADALGATLSSSRPIVDNGWLPKNRQVGQSGKVVTPDVYIAIGISGAVQHVAGMKGADTIIAINKDPNAPIYDLADYGIVDDLFEVVPELIEEFGGEAPDI, translated from the coding sequence ATGAGCGTCCTCGCGATCACCGAGCACCGCCGCGGGAGCCTCCGCGACGTCTCCTACGAACTCGTCACGGTCGGCCGCGAACTGGCCGACGAGCTAGGCGAGGACCTCGAACTCGCGGTCATCGGCGGCGACGTCGACTCCTTCGCCAGCGACGTCAACCGCGAGGGCGTCGACACCATCTACACCGTCGACGAGGGCGAGGAGTTCAACCACGGCATCTACGCGCAGGCCATCGAGCAGCTCCACGCCGAACTCGACCCGTCGGCGCTGCTGATGCCGAACTCGGTCAACGGGCTGGACTACGCGCCCGCCGTCGCCGAGAGCCTCGACCTGCCGCTGGTCACGGACGTCATCGGCCTCGAGGGCGGCTCGCCCGTCGAGGTCACCCGCGAGCAGTACGGTGGCAAGGTCGAGACGACCTACGACATCGGCGAGGACCAGTTCGCCATCACCATCCGCTCGGCCGAGTGGCCGCAGGCGGAGGCCGACGGCGACGCCGCCATCGAGGCCGTCGACGTCGACATCGACGAGAGCGCCCTCGGCAGCACGGTCAACGGCTTCGAGGAGGTCGGCGGCGGCGACGTCGACATCACGGAGGCCGACGTCCTCGTCTCCATCGGCCGCGGCATCGAGGAGGAGGAGAACCTCCCGCTCGTCGAAGAGCTCGCCGACGCCCTCGGCGCCACCCTCTCCTCGTCGCGCCCCATCGTCGACAACGGCTGGCTGCCGAAGAACCGCCAGGTCGGCCAGTCCGGCAAGGTCGTCACGCCCGACGTCTACATCGCCATCGGTATCTCCGGCGCCGTCCAGCACGTCGCGGGCATGAAGGGCGCCGACACCATCATCGCGATCAACAAGGACCCGAACGCCCCCATCTACGACCTCGCCGACTACGGCATCGTCGACGACCTCTTCGAGGTCGTCCCCGAACTCATCGAGGAGTTCGGCGGCGAGGCCCCCGACATCTGA
- a CDS encoding site-2 protease family protein — protein MSTLLWILVGILLYTSAAMALKSRGVLPSSLTVSGPILTIHTQRGRSFLNWLATPKRLWRAWGNLGVGVAIVIMVGSFFAVLLSAVSIATNPEATTGFVRPQDALVIPGVNQFLPWAAAVDILVGLLVGLVVHEGGHGLLCRVEDIDIDSMGVALIALVPLGAFVQPDEESQEAADRGSKVRMFAAGVTNNFLVTALAFALLFAIVANAVAVVPGVAIGGALPGSAAEDAGIERGDVLTEVNGQPVADEEEFEAALAEADREVTVDRRDGEAVTVERELIVTRAVVDAPIGTGTTVRAVDGETVYTESAFEAALNGSETVEVETENGTTQFPVGVFASTVPDGDPLSEAGAPDTPVLIHSVGGERTPTPEALSSVLSETDPGQTVEVVAYHGDGADPWNGERQVYEVELGEHPTDDHGYLGVGGIQQGTSGVVVDDFGIDTYPAEQYHSLLGGGGWGDDPLVTFISRTFALLVLPFASVVDPNLGYNFAGFNGSVANFYEVSGPLSAGAIFGLVNVLFWTGWVNINLGLFNCIPSYPLDGGHILRSCVEAILARLPIEATPTLASAVTTTISVTMIVSLLGMLFVPQLL, from the coding sequence ATGAGTACGCTGCTCTGGATACTCGTCGGTATCCTCCTCTACACGTCGGCGGCGATGGCCCTCAAGTCCCGGGGGGTGCTGCCGTCGTCGCTGACGGTCTCCGGACCGATCCTCACCATCCACACCCAGCGCGGGCGCTCGTTCCTGAACTGGCTGGCGACGCCGAAGCGCCTCTGGCGGGCCTGGGGGAACCTCGGGGTGGGCGTCGCCATCGTCATCATGGTCGGCTCCTTCTTCGCCGTGCTGCTCTCGGCGGTCAGCATCGCGACGAACCCGGAGGCGACGACCGGGTTCGTCCGCCCGCAGGACGCGCTGGTCATCCCCGGCGTCAACCAGTTCCTGCCGTGGGCGGCCGCGGTCGACATCCTCGTCGGCCTGCTCGTCGGCCTGGTGGTCCACGAGGGGGGCCACGGCCTGCTGTGCCGCGTCGAGGACATCGACATCGACTCGATGGGCGTCGCGCTCATCGCGCTCGTCCCGCTGGGCGCGTTCGTCCAGCCGGACGAGGAGAGCCAGGAGGCGGCCGACCGCGGCAGCAAGGTGCGGATGTTCGCCGCCGGCGTGACGAACAACTTCCTCGTCACCGCTCTGGCGTTCGCACTGCTGTTCGCTATCGTCGCGAACGCGGTGGCGGTCGTCCCCGGGGTCGCCATCGGCGGTGCCCTCCCCGGGTCGGCCGCCGAGGACGCCGGCATCGAGCGCGGCGACGTGCTGACCGAGGTGAACGGCCAGCCCGTCGCCGACGAGGAGGAGTTCGAGGCGGCGCTCGCCGAGGCCGACCGGGAGGTGACCGTCGACCGCCGCGACGGCGAGGCGGTCACCGTCGAGCGGGAGCTCATCGTCACGCGCGCGGTCGTCGACGCGCCGATCGGGACCGGGACGACCGTCCGGGCCGTCGACGGCGAGACGGTCTACACCGAGTCGGCCTTCGAGGCGGCGCTGAACGGCAGCGAGACCGTCGAGGTCGAGACGGAGAACGGCACGACGCAGTTCCCGGTCGGCGTCTTCGCCAGCACCGTGCCGGACGGCGACCCCCTCTCGGAGGCGGGGGCACCCGACACGCCCGTCTTGATCCACAGCGTCGGCGGGGAGCGGACGCCGACCCCGGAGGCGCTGTCGAGCGTCCTCTCCGAGACCGACCCCGGCCAGACGGTGGAGGTCGTCGCCTACCACGGCGACGGCGCCGACCCCTGGAACGGCGAGCGCCAGGTCTACGAGGTCGAACTCGGCGAGCATCCCACCGACGACCACGGCTACCTCGGCGTCGGCGGCATCCAGCAGGGGACCAGCGGCGTCGTCGTCGACGACTTCGGCATCGACACCTACCCCGCCGAGCAGTACCACTCGCTGCTGGGCGGCGGCGGCTGGGGCGACGACCCGCTCGTGACGTTCATCTCCCGGACCTTCGCGCTGCTCGTCCTGCCGTTCGCGAGCGTCGTCGACCCGAACCTCGGCTACAACTTCGCGGGCTTCAACGGCAGCGTCGCGAACTTCTACGAGGTCTCCGGCCCGCTGAGCGCCGGGGCGATATTCGGGCTGGTGAACGTCCTCTTCTGGACCGGGTGGGTGAACATCAACCTCGGGCTGTTCAACTGCATCCCATCCTACCCCCTCGACGGCGGGCACATCCTCCGGTCCTGCGTCGAGGCGATCCTGGCGCGGCTCCCCATCGAGGCGACGCCGACGCTGGCGAGCGCGGTGACGACCACTATCAGTGTCACGATGATCGTGAGCCTGCTGGGGATGCTGTTCGTCCCGCAGTTGCTCTGA
- the aceB gene encoding malate synthase AceB, whose translation MDKRSHDRKFVRTFFTTPTAEQGEDDSAKKLRSAIELRGMQAPDVWVPDNEDATAPNMRDEGAENIAEVVAEGGADFPGEIHPRVVWHRDSPETRYRGFQHMLEIADPENGAVENIDGFVIPEVGDIDDWKKADEFITIVENEYGLEEGSLAMSVIIESGSAELAMEKLREEMGKASNNLERLFLLVDGEVDYTKDMRAITPTGGLPEWKELRHNTSRAASAAGLISVDGPYDDIRDVDGYHERITANNAMGMLGIWSLTPGQVVEANQSPLPPAEGYWIIDADGREVELDDEGDVQVYNGDRVELEEDGDGYELEVGSDEIYVESEEDLQAELLDLLDYVPSMDDIVDSMEEFEAAKEAGKGAIAMTQSATVEIDGVQVDVAKDRMWDEATYQALMTPISLFQDVYQNRPDQHDDLAELYSEDVVERAMEVGE comes from the coding sequence ATCGACAAACGCTCCCACGACCGGAAGTTCGTGCGGACGTTCTTCACCACGCCGACCGCAGAGCAGGGAGAGGACGACTCCGCGAAGAAGCTCCGCAGCGCCATCGAGCTCCGCGGCATGCAGGCCCCCGACGTCTGGGTCCCGGACAACGAGGACGCCACCGCGCCGAACATGCGCGACGAGGGCGCCGAGAACATCGCCGAGGTCGTCGCCGAGGGCGGCGCCGACTTCCCCGGCGAGATCCACCCCCGCGTCGTCTGGCACCGCGACAGCCCCGAGACCCGCTACCGCGGCTTCCAGCACATGCTCGAGATCGCCGACCCCGAGAACGGCGCCGTCGAGAACATCGACGGCTTCGTCATCCCCGAGGTCGGCGACATCGACGACTGGAAGAAGGCCGACGAGTTCATCACCATCGTCGAGAACGAGTACGGCCTCGAGGAGGGCAGCCTCGCGATGTCCGTCATCATCGAGTCCGGCTCCGCCGAACTCGCCATGGAGAAGCTCCGCGAGGAGATGGGCAAGGCATCCAACAACCTCGAGCGGCTCTTCCTCTTGGTCGACGGCGAGGTCGACTACACGAAGGACATGCGCGCCATCACGCCGACCGGCGGCCTCCCCGAGTGGAAGGAGCTCCGCCACAACACCTCGCGTGCGGCCAGCGCGGCCGGCCTGATCTCCGTGGACGGCCCGTACGACGACATCCGTGACGTCGACGGCTACCACGAGCGCATCACCGCCAACAACGCGATGGGCATGCTCGGCATCTGGTCGCTCACCCCCGGCCAGGTCGTCGAGGCCAACCAGAGCCCGCTGCCGCCCGCCGAGGGCTACTGGATCATCGACGCCGACGGCCGCGAGGTCGAACTCGACGACGAGGGCGACGTCCAGGTCTACAACGGCGACCGCGTCGAGCTCGAGGAGGACGGCGACGGCTACGAGCTCGAGGTCGGTAGCGACGAGATCTACGTCGAGAGCGAGGAGGACCTCCAGGCGGAGCTCCTCGACCTGCTCGACTACGTCCCCAGCATGGACGACATCGTCGACTCCATGGAGGAGTTCGAGGCCGCCAAGGAGGCCGGCAAGGGCGCCATCGCGATGACCCAGTCGGCCACCGTCGAGATCGACGGCGTCCAGGTCGACGTCGCCAAGGACCGCATGTGGGACGAGGCGACCTACCAGGCCCTCATGACGCCGATCTCGCTGTTCCAGGACGTCTACCAGAACCGTCCCGACCAGCACGACGACCTCGCGGAGCTGTACAGCGAGGACGTCGTCGAGCGCGCGATGGAAGTCGGCGAGTAA
- a CDS encoding DUF7344 domain-containing protein, translating to MSTHRDRESERNALEETSAYRLMSHVYRRALVDCLGGRREGIAMADAAAEVAARNLDPSVAESSHETVADVYAALHHCHVPKLADEGIVAHDRDRNVVSLTERGRELAAVQEGIASGTDGDDAAVPDGYI from the coding sequence ATGAGCACCCACCGAGACCGTGAATCGGAGCGGAATGCCCTCGAGGAAACGAGCGCCTACCGCCTCATGAGCCACGTCTACCGCCGCGCGCTCGTGGACTGCCTCGGAGGCCGCCGGGAGGGGATCGCCATGGCCGACGCCGCCGCGGAGGTCGCCGCCCGGAACCTCGACCCCTCGGTCGCGGAGAGCAGCCACGAGACGGTCGCCGACGTCTACGCCGCCCTGCACCACTGTCACGTGCCAAAGCTGGCCGACGAGGGGATCGTCGCCCACGACCGCGACCGGAACGTGGTGTCGCTCACCGAGCGGGGCCGGGAGCTCGCCGCGGTCCAGGAGGGCATCGCGTCGGGCACGGACGGCGACGACGCGGCCGTTCCGGACGGCTACATCTAG
- a CDS encoding helix-turn-helix transcriptional regulator — MRRRVPLLICALLLTAVVCGAAPATAQTDSEELRLEAQLQSDGDARWSIVATVPLEDDEDIRHFRSFADSFEEGERDFQLGSDTFRQAAAEASMASGRDMSIRSEERSAAIVNETDDGEVDSYGKLRVSFTWTSFARIDENGTMYVDDAFNTTDGTWLPGLDEGETLVIRSPPGYGGPTTAPTGAQEGDLRWEGEQTFEPGYFEIVYPPTNSPLPPLNLSTILLGGAMLLSAGALGLGVFLLWRRDDDSERTPEPVPAEASAETGGTAESGGANGAGGAVAAAGAAGAADEDEDEDEEEDLELLSDEERVEYLLERNGGRMKQANIVKETGWSNAKVSQLLSSMEDDERIDKLRIGRENLISLPGENVGDLAAGHDEE; from the coding sequence ATGCGGCGTCGGGTCCCCCTCCTGATCTGTGCCCTCCTCCTGACCGCGGTTGTGTGCGGGGCCGCGCCAGCGACCGCCCAGACCGATAGCGAGGAGCTACGCCTCGAGGCGCAGCTCCAGTCCGACGGCGACGCGCGCTGGAGCATCGTCGCCACCGTCCCCCTCGAGGACGACGAGGACATCCGGCACTTCCGGTCGTTCGCCGACTCCTTCGAGGAGGGCGAACGCGACTTCCAGCTCGGCAGCGACACATTCCGGCAGGCGGCGGCGGAGGCCTCGATGGCCAGCGGGCGCGACATGTCGATCCGTTCCGAGGAGCGCTCGGCCGCCATCGTCAACGAGACCGACGACGGCGAGGTCGACAGTTACGGGAAGCTCCGCGTCTCGTTCACCTGGACGTCCTTCGCCCGCATCGACGAGAACGGGACGATGTACGTCGACGACGCGTTCAACACGACCGACGGCACCTGGCTCCCGGGCCTCGACGAGGGGGAGACGCTCGTCATCAGGTCACCGCCGGGCTACGGCGGCCCGACGACGGCCCCCACCGGCGCCCAGGAGGGCGACCTGCGGTGGGAGGGCGAGCAGACGTTCGAGCCCGGGTACTTCGAGATCGTCTACCCGCCGACCAACTCGCCGTTGCCGCCCCTGAACCTCTCGACCATCCTGCTCGGCGGCGCCATGTTGTTGAGCGCCGGGGCGCTCGGCCTGGGCGTCTTCCTGCTGTGGCGTCGGGACGACGACTCCGAACGGACACCCGAACCCGTTCCGGCCGAAGCCTCGGCGGAGACCGGCGGGACTGCGGAGTCCGGCGGCGCGAACGGCGCGGGAGGAGCGGTCGCGGCGGCTGGCGCGGCCGGCGCGGCCGACGAGGACGAGGACGAAGACGAGGAGGAGGACCTCGAGTTACTCTCCGACGAGGAGCGCGTCGAGTACCTCCTCGAGCGGAACGGCGGCCGGATGAAGCAGGCGAACATCGTCAAGGAGACCGGCTGGTCGAACGCGAAGGTCTCCCAGTTGCTGTCGTCGATGGAGGACGACGAACGGATCGACAAGCTCCGGATCGGCCGGGAGAACCTCATCAGCCTCCCCGGCGAGAACGTCGGCGATCTCGCGGCCGGCCACGACGAGGAGTAG
- a CDS encoding heme-binding protein, which translates to MVRRRPPGTEEGWYALHDLRHIDWDSWRAAPDRERERAVEEGIDYLQSHAALADAEEGGSAVFSIVGHKADLLILHLRPTLEHLDRAERRFESTALAEVTERASSYVSVTEVSGYMHEDLTDGLDDIEDAGMRNYMKQRIYPEIPDADHVCFYPMDKRRGPEDNWYDLPFEERAEYMSAHGDIGREYAGKVTQIITGSVGLDDHEWGVTLFADDPTDIKHLLYEMRFDPSSSRFAEFGPFYVGRQFPPEDLRAVFDGEAVPTDRSLEGDTLDLAPGAGEESHPPTESGRDSGRHHGDADSGSSGGGGRPSPGDAEHDEVGADEFLERADRFGVDAGDAGYGLLFESDADSDELEDEVEELAGNFDHYDTHAGTTVHSDGETTAVVSLWANERAANTASGFLSELPGVDGGVGASLDADSEDGSGEEDDDGDESASGGGGRPGGEAKHEELDPEEFQRRVHRFGVSLDEHPEAGYALLFRSETDAEELVEEVEGLRENFEHYDTHVLTTVRADSGDTAVVSLWANERAANTASGFLSDLSGAGPGIGANLGDGESEPYGTDEDDDIRGELADLDVYAGKPHGEDVYAMVLYSEADPEELESELADLAERFEHYDTHVTSAVYADEHGGDRSAVVSVWETKDAADKAGGFLSDLPGIVARAGESSNFGTMGMFYTVKPEHREDFVETFEEVGEKLADLEGHLETSLLVNVDDENDMFIASQWREREDAMEFFRSDAFRETVQWGRDVLADRPRHVFLA; encoded by the coding sequence ATGGTACGACGGCGACCGCCGGGGACGGAGGAGGGGTGGTACGCCCTCCACGACCTCCGGCACATCGACTGGGACTCCTGGCGGGCGGCCCCCGACCGCGAGCGGGAGCGGGCCGTCGAGGAAGGCATCGACTACCTGCAGTCGCACGCGGCGCTGGCGGACGCCGAGGAGGGCGGGTCGGCGGTCTTCTCCATCGTCGGCCACAAGGCCGACCTGCTGATACTGCACCTCCGGCCGACGCTGGAGCACCTCGATCGCGCCGAGCGGCGCTTCGAGTCGACCGCGTTAGCGGAGGTCACCGAGCGCGCCTCCTCGTACGTCTCGGTCACCGAGGTTTCGGGGTACATGCACGAGGACCTTACCGACGGCCTCGACGACATCGAGGACGCGGGTATGCGCAACTACATGAAGCAGCGCATCTACCCGGAGATCCCGGACGCCGACCACGTCTGCTTCTACCCGATGGACAAGCGCCGCGGCCCCGAGGACAACTGGTACGACCTCCCCTTCGAGGAGCGCGCCGAGTACATGTCGGCCCACGGCGACATCGGCCGGGAGTACGCCGGCAAGGTGACCCAGATCATCACCGGCAGCGTCGGCCTCGACGACCACGAGTGGGGCGTGACGCTGTTCGCCGACGACCCGACGGACATCAAGCACCTGCTGTACGAGATGCGGTTCGACCCCTCCTCCTCGCGGTTCGCCGAGTTCGGCCCCTTCTACGTCGGCCGGCAGTTCCCGCCGGAGGACCTCCGGGCGGTCTTCGACGGCGAGGCCGTCCCGACCGACCGGTCGCTCGAGGGCGACACCCTGGACCTCGCCCCCGGTGCGGGCGAGGAGAGCCACCCGCCGACCGAGTCCGGACGGGACTCCGGCCGACACCACGGCGACGCCGACTCCGGGTCGTCCGGTGGCGGCGGCCGCCCCTCGCCGGGCGACGCCGAGCACGACGAGGTCGGCGCCGACGAGTTCCTCGAGCGGGCCGACCGCTTCGGCGTCGACGCGGGCGACGCGGGTTACGGCCTGCTCTTCGAGTCCGACGCCGACTCCGACGAACTCGAGGACGAGGTCGAGGAGCTGGCGGGGAACTTCGACCACTACGACACCCACGCGGGGACGACCGTCCACTCCGACGGCGAGACGACGGCGGTGGTGTCGCTGTGGGCCAACGAGCGCGCGGCGAACACCGCTTCCGGCTTCCTCTCGGAGCTGCCCGGCGTCGACGGCGGCGTCGGCGCGTCGCTGGATGCTGATTCGGAGGACGGCTCCGGCGAGGAAGACGACGACGGCGACGAGTCGGCCTCGGGCGGAGGCGGCCGCCCCGGCGGTGAGGCCAAACACGAGGAACTGGATCCCGAGGAGTTCCAGCGGCGGGTCCACCGCTTCGGCGTAAGCCTCGACGAGCACCCCGAGGCCGGCTACGCGCTGCTGTTCCGGTCGGAGACGGACGCCGAGGAGCTCGTCGAGGAGGTCGAGGGGCTCCGCGAGAACTTCGAGCACTACGACACCCACGTCCTGACGACGGTCCGCGCCGACTCCGGCGACACCGCGGTCGTCTCGCTGTGGGCCAACGAGCGAGCGGCGAACACCGCCTCGGGCTTCCTCTCGGACCTCTCGGGGGCCGGCCCGGGCATCGGCGCGAACCTCGGCGACGGGGAGTCCGAACCCTACGGCACCGACGAGGACGACGACATCCGCGGCGAACTCGCGGACCTCGACGTCTACGCGGGCAAGCCCCACGGCGAGGACGTCTACGCGATGGTGCTGTACTCCGAGGCCGACCCCGAGGAACTGGAGTCGGAGCTCGCCGACCTCGCCGAGCGCTTCGAGCACTACGACACCCACGTGACGTCGGCCGTCTACGCGGACGAACACGGCGGGGACCGGTCGGCGGTCGTCTCGGTCTGGGAGACGAAGGACGCCGCCGACAAGGCCGGCGGCTTCCTCTCGGACCTCCCGGGCATCGTCGCTCGCGCGGGCGAGTCCAGCAACTTCGGGACGATGGGGATGTTCTACACAGTCAAGCCCGAGCACCGCGAGGACTTCGTCGAGACCTTCGAGGAGGTCGGCGAGAAGCTGGCCGACCTCGAGGGCCACCTCGAGACCAGCCTGCTCGTCAACGTCGACGACGAGAACGACATGTTCATCGCGAGCCAGTGGCGCGAGCGCGAGGACGCCATGGAGTTCTTCCGCTCCGACGCGTTCCGCGAGACCGTCCAGTGGGGGCGGGACGTCCTCGCCGACCGGCCGCGGCACGTGTTCCTCGCGTAG
- a CDS encoding ribonucleoside-diphosphate reductase: MTQVRDTSRDLRIDPDSVGGGYFKHAVYNHWDPYEDIDAVKMARDRERIVESDAIGEAEFQDLMQTVALFGAGEEAVTEDLAPLMLTLEDINDQMFVSSQIYEEAKHTQFFDRYWREVVHPVAEEQGWEKVNPTDQRFFVDGYIDLFDRTEAAMERLLEDGEDTPENRVRAYCHYHLVVESVLAQTGYYGITSSMSPRGDPDVPKKDFPHLEGLVEGVSYIRSDEGRHVGFGMQKVQQHLAEDGVDEQVVRETLQDLMPLVAETVSATEKVVNPMPLVNYARDKLTRRIEIITSSDAAIPDVEELVALDDEPAAAD, translated from the coding sequence ATGACACAGGTCAGAGACACGAGCCGCGACCTGCGAATCGACCCTGACAGCGTCGGCGGCGGCTACTTCAAGCACGCCGTCTACAACCACTGGGACCCCTACGAGGACATCGACGCGGTGAAGATGGCCCGGGACCGCGAGCGCATCGTCGAGAGCGACGCCATCGGCGAGGCGGAGTTCCAGGACCTGATGCAGACCGTCGCGCTGTTCGGCGCCGGCGAGGAGGCCGTCACCGAGGACCTCGCACCGCTGATGCTGACGCTGGAGGACATCAACGACCAGATGTTCGTCTCCAGCCAGATCTACGAGGAGGCCAAACACACCCAGTTCTTCGACCGCTACTGGCGGGAGGTCGTCCACCCCGTCGCCGAGGAGCAGGGCTGGGAGAAGGTGAACCCGACCGACCAGCGGTTCTTCGTCGACGGGTACATCGACCTCTTCGACCGCACGGAAGCGGCGATGGAACGACTGCTCGAGGACGGCGAGGACACCCCGGAGAACCGCGTGCGTGCGTACTGTCACTACCACCTCGTCGTCGAGTCCGTCCTCGCCCAGACCGGCTACTACGGCATCACCTCCTCGATGTCGCCGCGCGGCGACCCCGACGTCCCGAAGAAGGACTTCCCCCACCTGGAGGGGCTCGTCGAGGGCGTCTCCTACATCCGCAGCGACGAGGGTCGCCACGTCGGCTTCGGGATGCAGAAGGTCCAGCAGCACCTCGCCGAGGACGGCGTCGACGAACAGGTCGTCCGCGAAACCCTCCAGGACCTCATGCCCCTGGTCGCCGAGACGGTCAGCGCCACCGAGAAGGTCGTCAACCCGATGCCGCTGGTGAACTACGCCCGCGACAAGCTCACCCGCCGCATCGAGATCATCACGAGCAGCGACGCCGCGATCCCCGACGTCGAGGAGCTCGTCGCCCTCGACGACGAACCCGCGGCCGCGGACTGA
- the aceA gene encoding isocitrate lyase, with translation MAHDNDGEDKVASRVQNTESIVRDVDNPAARELREKFDEQDFTFAPGLYHALDARLAEMAGLDAAYMSGYSTVLGQFGFPDLEMVTMTEMVENAKRIVEATNLPVVADCDTGYGGIHNVRRAVREYEKAGVAAVHIEDQTTPKRCGHIAGKKIVSRDEAEARFSAAVDAKQSEDTIVIARTDAYGSSNGDWDEHLERGRLYADCGVDLVWPEMPDPSREDAVEYAETIHETHPDLDLAFNYSSSFAWSEEEDALTFQELGDLGYQYIFITLYALHSGAHAVYEDMANIAENDEEAQWDLEGRYLGHETESHHELSFVSRFQDIEAQFDPEAKERMEKSAGFTEDENEPLTSNNDDD, from the coding sequence ATGGCACACGACAACGACGGAGAGGACAAGGTCGCAAGCCGAGTCCAGAACACCGAATCGATCGTCCGAGACGTCGACAACCCCGCTGCCCGCGAGCTCCGAGAGAAGTTCGACGAGCAGGACTTCACCTTCGCTCCCGGTCTCTACCACGCGCTCGACGCCCGCCTCGCCGAGATGGCCGGCCTCGACGCCGCGTACATGTCGGGCTACTCGACGGTCCTGGGCCAGTTCGGCTTCCCGGACCTCGAGATGGTCACGATGACCGAGATGGTCGAGAACGCAAAGCGCATCGTCGAGGCGACCAACCTGCCGGTCGTCGCCGACTGTGACACCGGCTACGGCGGCATCCACAACGTCCGCCGCGCCGTCCGCGAGTACGAGAAGGCCGGCGTCGCCGCGGTCCACATCGAGGACCAGACGACGCCCAAGCGCTGCGGTCACATCGCCGGCAAGAAGATCGTCTCCCGCGACGAGGCCGAGGCCCGCTTCAGCGCGGCCGTCGACGCCAAGCAGAGCGAGGACACCATCGTCATCGCCCGTACCGACGCCTACGGCTCCTCGAACGGCGACTGGGACGAGCACCTCGAGCGCGGCCGCCTCTACGCCGACTGCGGCGTCGACCTGGTCTGGCCCGAGATGCCCGACCCGTCCCGCGAGGACGCCGTCGAGTACGCCGAGACCATCCACGAGACCCACCCCGACCTGGACCTGGCGTTCAACTACTCCAGCTCGTTCGCGTGGTCCGAGGAGGAGGACGCACTCACGTTCCAGGAACTGGGCGACCTCGGCTACCAGTACATCTTCATCACTCTCTACGCCCTGCACTCCGGCGCCCACGCCGTCTACGAGGACATGGCGAACATCGCCGAGAACGACGAGGAAGCGCAGTGGGACCTCGAGGGCCGCTACCTGGGCCACGAGACCGAGAGCCACCACGAGCTCTCCTTCGTCTCCCGCTTCCAGGACATCGAGGCGCAGTTCGACCCCGAGGCGAAGGAGCGGATGGAGAAGTCCGCCGGCTTCACCGAGGACGAGAACGAGCCGCTCACGTCGAACAACGACGACGACTGA